TTTCCAGATGATTTTACCTTTAACCTTCTCTTAGACTCCTCCTTAAAAGACAAAGACTATAAAGGTAAGTCTTGCTGGGAGAATAGAGATGTCTCTTGGCAGTGTGTCTTTCAATATCTGAAGtatccctcattatttattagttattggaaaaaagttaaatatgctTAGAATTGGTACATTGATTTGAGTTTTTATTGCACAAAACTTAAAATCTGCTTTCACACAACAAATACCATTCAACTAAAACCTGTGATTTTTCGTAACACTATTTTCCTGTGTTGTATAGTCACCCTCCTTTAATTTGTGGTTTGTGTGCTTGTTCAGGAGCCTTCTCAGTTGTTGAAGAGATTATGCTGCAGGAGGCCTTTGACCTGCCCTCCACCCAGATCCTGTCACTTTATGCACTGGCCAGTTACTTTGTCACTAAGCCTAAACTCACAGTAAGTCTCTTACCTGAAACTTGTTAAACTATTCTAATTTTTATCAAAAATGACTGTCAAACATGTTTACGATTGTTCTTACCCataaacagcaaaatatttgCGAAAGCAGTTGATTAAATACCTTGCCTAGGGGTACACCATCAGGTCTATGCATTCACCTTCTTAATTTATGACTACATTTCCAGTATGCAGCTCAGCCCCCCTTTTGTTAATGGCCTTGTGGAGTGTTttgagaggaaaaaagcaattttgtATTTCATCCTGGGGCAAACATAAGTGATAAGTGAATGGTTGATGATTTATCCACCTTTCTCCAGTGGGAGGAGGAACGCAACCTGGGAGCATCGCTGCTAATTGCCGGCCTGAAACAGGACAATTCTGTGGGCTTCAGCAGCCGGCTCCTCGGCTGTTCTCTTCTCGGTTTGTTTCTGCTTCAATTATACCTCTCAGCTTCACTGTTGTTTTTGGTTTCACTTAACATAGGCATCATGTATGTACACAAGGGTTTTTAAAAGGAAGGTATCATATTTCTATTCCTATATATCCAAAGTGACTCCGAGTCCTTGGTACTGTAATAATCTGGCATAATCACAAGTGGTTTTAAATATAGGCTCTTTATGAGGGAGATTTTCTACTATGGCTTTTTTAACAACTTAAAATCCTTGTTGACAGTTTTGAACACGTTTGTAAGGTTCAGTAAAGAAATCATCTTGTCACAGAGTACTTTGACATGTGGCAGATTTCACCTGTCTCCTCAGGTAAAGTGGAAATGTCAAGGGGCATTCGCGCCGTCTTCAGTGGCGCACCTCTGATGTGGACCCCAGGCTACCTCAACAGGGCCCTGTTAGTCATGGAGAAGGCGTGCTCTGCAGCTGAACATGTGAAAATATCACAGGAAGCAGTACGTGTGAAATGAAAGATTTAATGTTGGGTTCTGCAATTTCATTTCACCCTCCTGAAAGCTGCTTTTCCCTTGCCTCACATATTGTGATCTCTCCTGATAGGAGCAAACTTCTAATTATTTCATTGCATTGTCTTGGGTTTCAATTTCAGCTTGATTATCTGAGTGGACTGTTGCAAGAGCTCTATGCTActagaactgcggaaactgagGGAGAGGCCAAGACTGAGGAGGCTATAGATGAAGAGGACCAACTGGAGAGGGCGAAGGTCCTTGAATATGCCAGCAGGTTTAAGGTGTGTAATATGTGGTCTGTGTAGTTGGACAACTGACTTTAGTAACAAATATTTCCACTTAGATATGAAATTTACATTTGGATTAATCTTGTAGTGTATGAACATCTTTATCAACAACATTGCTTGGACCGCAAGTGATCTCCTAACCAAGGAAGGAGAGATCACAGTCCACAACCACTAGAGACTCCACGGTcaatattttccattaatgtTTGTGTGACATGGAGGAGTCAATTATGACTCACTCTCCCCTCCCACCACCCACACATTGTACTCCTCAGATGCCCTGTCCAGTGTACTAAATTCCCGTCTGGCGTCCCTCTGTGCTGGAGAGCCTGAGGGGTGTTTGTTGTCTACTCATCTTAGTGTACTGTTGACAGTTGACCATAAAGCAGAAAGAAATTCTTCTTAcccaaatttaaaaacacactagGCAATGTACTTAAATAATGCAGTGTCAGACAGTAAATATGTCTGATTCATTGTGAAAAAGCATCACTTGGCTGGAGTGACAACTGGTCatggttatttttaaattcaaacatTGACAATACAGTTTATATCAAGATAGTTCTCTTGCAGCAGTTTACGGCTTTTATATTATCTCACGTGTTTGCCCACTGCTTGGAGTTTAAGGTATTGTTCTACTACATGCTTTGCTGAAGGCTACAGTAAGAAGCAGTTTTTCTTCTGGATTACGAACCTGTAGACTTGACATAAAATGTCAAATACTTCAGATATGATGTCAATCCTATCGATCATCATGGTCAAAATTTATGTCCATGCAGGACCTGAACAGCCAACTACAGTCCTTGGGTCATATTGACACCCATGGTCTCCTGGCCCTGAACTCTAGCTTGGCGCAGGAGGAGCTGGGTGCGGCAGAGGCAGCAGACCTGGTGCAGTACAAAGAGAGGTTGCTGGAGTGGGAGCGGGAGCGCCGGGCACTGGTCCAAcgggaggaggagcagagggagagactgcagcagcagcgggagGCTAAAGCAGCAGAGAAGGCAAAAAAGTCAGCACGGACTATGAGGCGTCGCTGAGCTGCCCACCACTCCTCCAGACAGTCTCCACGGGGAACAGAGGATTTAAATGCACTTCACTGGGTGTTTCTATTGAGTGCTGAGGCACTGTGACAGTCATGTAATGCGCAACATGTTCTTGGAGCCTAAAGCTTGTTGGTAACTCATCTCGCAAAGGCCAAAGAATTTGTTCTCAAACAGAAAGTACCATTTATCGCTTGTGTTCAGTGTTGCCTCACCAGTTTCACCACAGCGGGTTTGAAACAATATTAAAGTGCAGTATATGCATTTCTGAATAAAGGCCTGAAAGCTTTTCTCACAGTATCTTAATTTCATTAGTAATTGTTGAAAAAGACCTGTCCTTACAAGGTTCTTTCAGATGTTTATTTGGTTTAAattccttcttgaatgtagttTGAGGTAATAAAGTTTCTGGCACTGTAtgggttttgattttttttcccccactttaaAGGTGTTCTTTCTAAAGATGGTTGTATACTTCAACTATATACTTGCACCTTGTTATGAACAACcaaattacaaatttttgaagatacaagcATTTAAGTTTTTCTTTGCCCTTCCACTGCAAAATGTAGTAAATGGAAGCTCTGATGGAACTGTTGGGGGATGGAAGTGGGCAGCTTTACAGAGGGATTAtgattgtggttttttttttttttttctttttttttttactttgttattgctgtatctgagactttAACAGAAACTACCCTGGAAATAAACAGAGGTTTATCTCTTATTATGCTTTGAGTAAGGGTttgtggagatttttttttttttcccagtcagCTTTAACTTTAGTGTTGGTTCATGCTAATAAAGGAAACTGGCAGCTGTCCACATTGTATCCTGTCTCCTACCAACATAGAGAAACGCTGAGGTGCTACatcacaggatagccacacTCTATGGGCAATTTACCACTGCTAATTAGCCTAAACTATaagtctttagactgtgggtgCAAGCtggaacacccagaggaaacccgaAGAGACATGGGAGGAGAAAGTGCAAAATtggagctggattcaaagctgtctgaacagcccagatgctgtgagatagcagcactatcCACcttgccaccatgctgctgctACAGAAGAGCTTACCATGCAAATTGCAGTGTTAAAAgtagcatttttacatttattcatttagcagatgcttttgtccaaagcgacatctcagcaaaagtacaatttatgcattgatttatgcatttttattttattaaatttaggtcaaaacaaaactgccaaaaaaaaaacagctccagTTATGTGTGCCAATCTTGAAATATTATGAATTTACCcaactttataaatggataaataattgtaaacaccttaacattgtaatttgcttcggaaaagcatcagcgaaatgaatagctgtaaatgaattttgttaaaaatcagGAATCTGTGTTAGTTATTTCTTCTGATACAGAAAAAGATATTTGACAGGGTAGAATGGAGTTtattctttgctgttttttgcaAAAGTTAAGgtacaaaattttgaaaataagcGTTTAACAAATTGTTTAATTCTACTTCACATCTCCATGTTCTCAAATGTCTCTGTTGCAGTGAAAAATCGTCTGCATTTCCCCGAGTTGCCATTGggtggcagcaaaacgcacttAGAAACTCAAATGGCAGTGATTGGAGGGGAAGTAGCAGCAAGAATAATTTAAGGTGGTGtgctgtttggagaaaaaaattcaaaggtaATTAGTTTCAGGTTATGTCAAATGATTTTCATTTGACTTAAATTCCATCTTTTCTAACTTTGGGAAAAGTGTAAGCTGGATAACAACTTAATTCAGCTAATTAAGTTATTATACCCTGACCCTTTCACAAAAGTTAATACGAATGGCTTATTATCAGACACATCGCCTGCAGGAAAAGGTTACCAGCAAGTCTGTCATCTTTctctattattatttacaacCTTTTGCAGAAACTTAAGAGTGGCGATGGTGTacttttgttcctgaaaaaccccaaagcatccatcacacacactgtctacaaccgcttgtcccaacaaaccggagcttaacccggcaacacagggcacaaggctgaagggggaggggacacaccccggacgagacaccagtcctctgcaggacaccccaagcaggacccgaaccccagacctgccagataGCAGGCCCTgtccaaactcgctgcaccaccacacccccctaaatATCCATCATAGAGGTTGTAATGGTGATGTACTATTATAGTAAACTTTCTGCTTATAAAAGGAATGTCTCAGAATCTCTGAGAATACATGTGAAAACACCTCCTAATTCTAAACGGTGCTATCCCTTTCAATTGGCAAACTCAGGTTTTCAGTGTCTGGGAATTTTGTCACCTTTTATTCAGCTGCTAGATCTCTGCTATTTAATTCTTAAATTAGAAAGGTTAAATGGATCTGTCTGCATGTTCTGCTAATTGTAAGAATTCATGTTGTTAggattaatattttactttgttcaatttatttattccaaaatTTGCAATTTGTTATTTGTCTgctgatttctttctttctttttttttttttaaattagatacCTGGATTTAGGTTTTTTTAGTGGTCTGGAACATTTAAAGGCCCAGAATTAAACCTTCCAAGATTTGTCCAACCTGGAGAGATttgtggaactttttttttactcaataCAGGATTCTATTATTGGGCTACAAAAATTAACCAATTCATTAGTTAGTTTCAGATTAGGGTAGATTCTTTGTGAGTTGGTATGGAGTCATTTTAATGTCACTCAAGACTACGAAGATGTTTACCTTTGATTTGGTAATGCAGTAAGGTTCCAGCACCAGCTATAAATTTGTGATACTCAACATTCTTCTAGCCTGCGGAGACATCAGGAGACATCAGGTAAATTATCATTATGGAGACCTTTAGCCCATATTTCCCCTCAACACTTAGTCCAACAGTGCTCCAGAAATGGATGCTTAAAGAGCTGGTGGACATATGTTCAGTTCAGAtcttaaaatagaaaaacaggTCATTGTACTTCCAGCAGTGTGATCTTTGCATTATATACTGTTTTAATAAGCGCTGGTACTTGTTCTAATGATGTATTGAGTGAGATATGACAGCATGATCTCTATGTGTCTTTTACTGAATATGAATGGTGTTCTATATGTACTGAAGTCTTCATAGGATGTTCCCATGGACATTTGAGATGTGTCTTAAATGTAAGGGTACTATAGGAAGGTTGACAAGTTGGCAGACACATGGATCTAGCGACCTTTTGGAACTTCATGGATTTCGCTGCATGACCACCTCTGCAAAATATTATAACCATTATCCTTGTATTATACATCTGAATGTATTCATCTTTCCTTTGTACACTGTTTCTGCTTATGCTATTGTGATGCAGTTATGTCTGCTATTAACTAAAcaggaacatttttaaaaattgacttCATCTGAGAAAATGACAATATACATATCTGAATTTGTTgggaattattttatttttagtaatagCATCTTTTCTCTCAGCATTCAATCCATTTATAAGAGTATATAGTGCACACATTATCAGGGAAGCACAACACAAATGTCACTGAGACTGAACTGTTATGTACGATTGTAGGACTTGGAAGGATGCACAGTAATATGATGTTTGTGTGTACCATATGTATACcatacacagaaacaaagaggaATGGCTGTCCAAGAGAGAGGATAGTGAGGTGATGTTGAAAAAGGGTTAAGATGGAGACTGTCAGTGCAAAGAAAGATTGAGAGTTAAATGCGTGGTTAGCTACTGTTTGTAATACCGGGTTCACAAGTGATCACTGGAAGTCAACAGTTACATACATGTTCTAAGCATCTAGTTAGCTATTTGCCTGTTTTGAGAGTCTGTGACTAACACGGTGAAATTTTATCTGATCCTTGAGCACACTCAAAAATTGCatgagtttgcatgctctttgGTATGATAAATAATTCTGCAGTGAAGGAACAATGTTAGAATTCCACACAACCTTCTTGTACTTCCATCACACATATCTCATAAGGCGTGACAATGGTCTATGAATATCAAGGTATTGTGTATCTTCAAATCTATGACAGTCTTTCAAGAAATAGGACATCATTCTTTCATTAGAAATGAGTTTGAACTGAGCATGCTGGCATTACACTTCATGGCATAAGTGAAGCTGTAACGGTTTGTGGCCAAATTTTTGTTACCTGTCATGATGAGTTCTCCTGGGCAAAAGGCATTTGATTTCTTATGTAATAGCCTacatgaatatttcacattattttggTGTGACCCCACTTTAAAAGtaattcttaattttttgccattttaaaccaaaccaacttacaactatttgcTGTATTTATAGAGCAGACTGTTTGTCATTCAAGCAATTTAAGGTCCATGATCTTAACCACCTATGCTTTTAGCAGTTACACTAACTGCTGTGAAATATGTAATTCAGAATATACAatgaaaccattttttaaacCAAGTACTCCTTCCATAACATATAACATCAAACAcagaactgttaaaaaaaaaaaatctcacctaaaaatgttttttgaagacCAAAGAAATAGTCTGCATTGAATCAGCCTAATGCCTATTTTGctcaaataaataagtaaataaataaaagaaacctTTCACAATccttttaacaaaatattttacatctcCATGGGTGGAAAAACTAGTATTTGATTATAGCCTTTCTAAATTGTagattttttccagattttaaGGTTTCCAAGGACCCAAAACAGTtccatgaataaaaaaaaaacacagctgaaaaacTAGTTTAAAAGATACTTTCTCAGTGGTCCTGTACTTTCAGTACTTAAGATGACAGTATCCTCAAGCTATCTGctgtaacattgtaaatttTTCAGTACGCT
Above is a genomic segment from Scleropages formosus chromosome 17, fSclFor1.1, whole genome shotgun sequence containing:
- the mrps27 gene encoding small ribosomal subunit protein mS27, which codes for MDRTYDRKLPVSSLTISRFVDNITSREEIDQAEYYLYKFRHSPNCWYLRDWTIHSWFRHCLKHNARDKAMYTLKNKVQFGMFPDDFTFNLLLDSSLKDKDYKGAFSVVEEIMLQEAFDLPSTQILSLYALASYFVTKPKLTWEEERNLGASLLIAGLKQDNSVGFSSRLLGCSLLGKVEMSRGIRAVFSGAPLMWTPGYLNRALLVMEKACSAAEHVKISQEALDYLSGLLQELYATRTAETEGEAKTEEAIDEEDQLERAKVLEYASRFKDLNSQLQSLGHIDTHGLLALNSSLAQEELGAAEAADLVQYKERLLEWERERRALVQREEEQRERLQQQREAKAAEKAKKSARTMRRR